In a single window of the Methanofollis ethanolicus genome:
- the infB gene encoding translation initiation factor IF-2 — protein sequence MAKKKKQSQETEGSGIRTPIVCVLGHVDHGKTSLLDYIRGSSVTAGEAGAITQHIGATLVPFDAIAKTGGAFQKLQVNIPGLLFIDTPGHQAFTTLRARGGALADMAILVVDINEGFQPQTIEALEILRTYKTPFVVAATKIDRIHGWRVNKNAPFKKTFETQGDRVKQIFETKTYELIGKLSEKGFNCERYDRVSDFARNIAIVPVSGITGEGVPDLLMMLIGLAQRYMTEELAVSVNGPGLGTVLEVKEERGLGMTLDVILYDGTLGIGDEIAVATGDGVINPKVRSLLKPRPMSEILVEDRFERVKSVTAAAGIKVSAPHLEGVIAGSPLRVIPAAEDREGINEEVRREVEEIHVALSEEGITIKADTIGALEALAKELEDHHIPIMKAEVGPVSRHDLIEVGTVKESLNAVLLAFNTAILPDALDILKDPANKVTAFTGNVIYRLIEDYTEWVEEQKRKIEAARFEHIILPAKVVILEGCVFRQSNPAVVGVRVLGGKLRSGVYLMRRDGKRVGQLKNIQVRGENVPDADAGAEVAVSIEGATVGRQISEKDELYAEIPEHHVKVLEKEMLGSLKPGMREVLDEYTLMRRKENPFWGK from the coding sequence ATGGCCAAGAAAAAGAAACAATCACAGGAAACAGAGGGATCCGGGATCAGGACGCCAATCGTCTGCGTTCTTGGACACGTCGACCACGGCAAGACCTCGCTCCTCGATTATATCAGGGGATCGTCGGTCACCGCCGGCGAGGCCGGCGCAATCACCCAGCATATCGGAGCGACACTTGTCCCCTTCGACGCCATTGCAAAGACAGGCGGGGCCTTCCAGAAGTTGCAGGTCAACATCCCCGGCCTGCTCTTCATCGACACCCCGGGCCACCAGGCCTTCACGACACTCAGGGCCCGCGGCGGCGCCCTCGCCGACATGGCGATCCTGGTGGTGGATATCAACGAGGGGTTCCAGCCGCAGACCATCGAGGCACTCGAGATCCTGAGAACCTACAAGACACCCTTCGTCGTTGCGGCGACGAAGATCGACAGGATCCACGGCTGGCGGGTGAACAAGAACGCTCCGTTCAAAAAGACCTTCGAAACGCAGGGCGACCGCGTGAAGCAGATCTTCGAGACAAAGACCTACGAACTGATCGGCAAACTCTCCGAGAAGGGCTTCAACTGCGAGCGGTACGACAGGGTGAGCGACTTCGCCCGCAACATCGCCATCGTCCCGGTCTCCGGGATCACAGGCGAGGGCGTGCCCGACCTTCTCATGATGCTCATCGGGCTTGCCCAGCGTTACATGACAGAGGAACTCGCCGTCTCGGTCAACGGCCCCGGCCTGGGCACGGTCCTCGAAGTGAAGGAGGAGCGTGGCCTCGGCATGACCCTCGATGTCATCCTCTATGACGGTACCCTCGGGATCGGGGACGAGATCGCGGTTGCAACAGGAGACGGCGTGATCAACCCCAAGGTGCGGTCCCTTCTCAAGCCGCGGCCGATGTCTGAGATCCTCGTCGAGGACAGGTTCGAGAGGGTGAAGTCGGTCACCGCCGCCGCCGGCATCAAGGTCTCCGCACCCCACCTCGAAGGGGTCATCGCGGGCTCGCCCCTGCGGGTGATCCCGGCGGCCGAAGACCGTGAAGGTATCAACGAGGAGGTCAGGCGGGAGGTCGAGGAGATCCATGTCGCCCTTTCCGAAGAGGGCATCACCATCAAGGCCGACACCATCGGCGCCCTCGAAGCTCTGGCAAAGGAACTCGAAGATCATCATATCCCTATCATGAAGGCCGAGGTCGGCCCGGTCTCTCGCCACGACCTCATTGAGGTTGGGACGGTCAAAGAGTCCCTCAACGCCGTCCTCCTCGCCTTCAACACCGCCATTCTCCCCGACGCCCTCGATATCCTCAAAGACCCGGCAAACAAGGTGACGGCCTTTACGGGCAACGTCATCTACCGGCTCATCGAAGACTACACCGAGTGGGTCGAGGAGCAGAAGAGGAAGATCGAAGCGGCCCGCTTCGAGCACATCATCCTGCCGGCAAAAGTCGTCATCCTCGAAGGGTGCGTCTTCAGACAGAGCAACCCCGCCGTCGTCGGCGTCAGGGTGCTCGGGGGAAAACTGCGGAGCGGCGTGTACCTGATGCGCAGGGACGGCAAGAGGGTCGGCCAGCTGAAAAATATTCAGGTCAGAGGGGAGAACGTCCCTGACGCCGACGCCGGCGCGGAGGTTGCGGTCTCGATCGAAGGGGCGACAGTTGGCAGGCAGATCAGCGAGAAAGACGAGTTATACGCCGAGATCCCCGAACACCACGTCAAGGTGCTCGAAAAGGAGATGCTCGGGAGCCTCAAACCAGGTATGCGTGAGGTACTCGATGAGTACACCCTGATGCGGAGAAAGGAAAATCCCTTCTGGGGGAAGTAG
- a CDS encoding 30S ribosomal protein S6e — translation MVDFKVVVSDRKASRAYNIQASGAAASALIGKKIGNEVDGAPLGLAGYTIQITGGSDRTGIAARKDLPGAGRRRILLSEGVGFHPEHEGQRKRKSVRGNEITADFVQINAVVAQYGAQPIDALLGKSGEEAAEN, via the coding sequence ATGGTTGATTTCAAGGTTGTCGTATCTGACAGGAAGGCAAGCCGCGCCTACAATATCCAGGCAAGCGGGGCGGCTGCATCGGCATTGATCGGGAAGAAGATCGGGAACGAGGTCGACGGCGCACCCCTCGGCCTCGCCGGATACACCATCCAGATCACCGGCGGCTCGGACAGAACCGGGATCGCCGCCAGGAAGGACCTGCCGGGCGCAGGCCGCAGGCGGATCCTCCTCTCCGAGGGCGTCGGCTTCCACCCCGAGCACGAGGGACAGAGGAAGAGAAAATCGGTCCGCGGGAACGAGATCACCGCTGACTTCGTCCAGATCAACGCCGTCGTTGCCCAGTATGGTGCGCAGCCCATCGATGCGCTCCTCGGAAAGAGCGGCGAAGAGGCTGCAGAGAACTAA